The Solenopsis invicta isolate M01_SB chromosome 3, UNIL_Sinv_3.0, whole genome shotgun sequence region TCAACCTTTAATGTGGCTTACTGCGTTTacctttacttttaattttacttttaaagttaatttacttttactttcctaaaaatgttttttatagaCTTTATAATGTATTGTCACtttcgtttaattttatatcgatAAAATCTAACTAACGTAgaggtaaatatttttgtaaaattatagtaaGCATTGTAggctttatatttcttttactttcaCAGAATCATCTGTACAAAATGTAAGTTAATGTATATGAGAATTCTTAGAAGTTCCcgagcaaacaaaaatgaattaaaatggataagggtaaatttattttgacattttcgatTTCGCGCTTCAGATGATTCGAATTTATTCCAAttccaaaataatatatactcgtCAACAAAAAATAGAGAACACTTTTCAGACATCAAAACTTATTTCTGCTTATCTTATAAGATACGAAAAAGTTAATTACTGCGGAATTTAAAACGGTATTACACTGTGTTTACACTTTGTTATAACATCTAAGAGGAGacactttctaatttgtatttgtttctatagttttatttttattaagaaatataatccaAAAAACAAAGTGAAAATACTTGATATTGATAATCTTTCTCAACTATTaaagaaaaaggataaaaatactataattacttttcttaagtaataatatcgatttttttgtGAGTAGCATATTTATGGAGAGTTTAATGGGgaaaatgagattttattttatatcaaagcgacatgtatttttatttttttaataatacttaatattgttgtataaatgtgcaatatttttaatacttcaatCCGTTTTACAATAGATCTGATTATAAATAATCTATTGTATTAATCgagattaataaatagatttattttatagaagatCTACTTCGTTTTGTAAGAAGCACTTAAATAACTCGTATCCTCTTTCATAATCCGTACCAgctgaaacaatattttaatattttatattatactttaatgagaaaaatgtttgagagaataaaaattatgtaatcacAGAGTTCTGTATACGGATAAAAATCTATCTTGAtcattcttaaaattatgttatgcTTACTGGTACGATTGCATGCACTGTATATTTCATTGAATACTTTTTGTGGTACACCTGGCAACATAGAAAGAGTTACCTTCCAGTCAATGTGTCCATCTGCATTTATCTGGAATACACatagagaaattaatttgttatcaatatattttcttaatagaaTCATTAGAATAGAACGAGTCACTTACAATTCCCcagtttttatataaacaaataacatagGAAACAAGTCTTTCGTCAATATAATCAATTATGTTTTCCATTTCCtttgcttttttaattattgctgaaattcaaattaaataatctaattattcattttactattttaatcacacacacacacacacatgtgcgCGCGCGTAAACGCACACAGGCAcacgtgtatacatatatatatatatatatatatatatatacacacatagctacactgtatatatatatatatatatatatatatgcaattaatttattctttactcACTCGTATCAACATCATATTTGTTCATACATAATGTTCTGTAGCCTCTTAATTTTTCTGTTTCCTTCTCTGTGAATGGACtctacaattaaataatatttaaatattactagtTACACtgtaatgttatatttagtaattaatacattaacgcatttttaaatatttgaaatacgtATTATGTGTGGAACCAGAATCACGATGAGATAAATAAGCATTTCATattgcacacaggacgcgtgcAGGACGCGTTCGCGAGAATGCAAGATTTCGTTTCGCCAAGTGCGAACGCGGCGTTGTGACGAGTTTCGGTTGTTAAGTCGATTGATTGATTGCTATCTAATCTGctgtttaatcaatattaatttattcgttGCGAACGGTTTAAatctcttttaattatattttcacataTGCATCAGAATCTTCTCTTGGATCACCAATATATGCTTTAAtcgaaaaaatgtttccatACATTCCGTGAAAACTAAATACGAGTATGTCGCGAAAGAAgcaatatgcaattaaaaattttaaaaattacgaagaCATTGAAGTTTTGACGAATAGTTTTAAGCGTAGAATAAAATAcagtaaaacaataatttaattaaagactctgaatataatattaattttgttcttttctaGATTTTGGCAACCCTATAACTAAACTATGTCATATGAGAAATATAAGTACAATATCGATTGTCAGTTGAATCCGAATCTTGATATCTTGTTCAAAAAGGAATGTAAATTGATCAACTAATCATGTATAGTTTTCTAActacatttgaaattaatttggatttaacatttttaatccGAGATATAATAGATCTTGTCTTGTCTATATTTGACTATTTTTACTCATtaattgattacaaaaatttattttaattttaagaaagacgTGAACagttatgaacattttataaatattattttttactatttgacAATGATTCACTTACATTTTCAGACAAGTATGTCTCTTTGAAACGAGTAATAATAACAAcctgaaataaataatgaagactatgtaaataaaaaaataagtttcataattttgcaggaaaataaacaaataaaaagtaaacaaattattagatGCAATCTTACCACAAAGAGGATATATATTACCGACATAAAGATAGCAATAGCATGAGTACTTGCACTATGATGCATTTTCGATTTTATCACGATGATGTTCTTATTAGTGTGACAAAACTGTGACTGAGTGTCCCGtgaacgtttcgacttttaAAACATGCGACTTCAACGCGGGTGCGTTGTTGCGCATTTTATATGCAGATTTAAAGAATGGAAGGGGAAaacaataaattcatttttttattatttttcttttttggttCGATACTTTATTTAAGATTCTTATAGCAAAAGATGTAATCAACTAAATACTCTGTATATCAGTTAAATGATAACGATAACATCCGATGCGCGATAATAAAGTGCGTAAACAACAGCCCAAATCGTGAAATTATTGATCGTCTTACGTAACAAATCAATAAATCAGCGACACCGTTTTACCGATTTATTCCtataaacgctagaactctttctagaactcatctagaactatagatcttttaaaatgctagaattgggtctggaaaattacacaggacaaactgagacgcagCGTGAAcatggcgtctcactttgtcctatgcgtttttttcgctttaaaagccagaactatttgttttatctatcaggaactgtagaactattcaaaataaacccagaactgtcaatgtttagtgagtttccaccaaatgatatgccagcttTACACACATTCTTATAAGATGTGTACGCTGAATCACATGCGACAGTGTACGATAATAGCATATATGTTTATGGAACACGATTGTATGCACCTGATATATCGATTCAATATCAATCGCAAATGAAAAAAACACTTGAGAGTCATATCTTGCTAACGTTATGTAACGTTGCGTTATACGATGTTTTGCGTTTTTTCGCATAAATGTTCGATAAATGCTGTTCTACAATGAGTTGAAAACGCTCCGTCGCCAGTTGCAAAGAATGGCAACTAGCGCTATTTCCGCTGACAAGAGAGTGTCGCGGTTGCCAAACGAGAGTTGGCCAACTTTTAACTTTGACGATAGCAACTGGCAATCGCACTACCTTAACCTTATAAAGTGAATTGAAAGAGCGTAGCGAAGCGCGGCAAAAATTACGACAAATGTGATTTATGGTAGGACAATTTTTGGTAGTAATATCTTAAATGTCTTCTGTTTTCTTAGCAGAATCAAACGACACTATTTTTGCTCGATGCTTGATAATGTGTACTACCAAAATGTGCAAATCAAgggtacaaattcttaaattgcacattttggtagTAGAAATTATTACGCATCGAGTAAAAATAATGTCGTTCGATTCTGCTGAGGGAAAAGTGTACTTTATTCTTCAAGTTGGTCTAGAATATAAAGGTGTAAATTGTTTTAAagctgattatattaattaaacttatattattaatttatctgcAGTAGTACAAAATCAGTACTAATTatatctactttatttttattttttaatttttttttttgttttgctgGCTTCATATGAATCTAGCAAGATCACAAATTTCTTCGAAACGGCATagggtacaaaattattttttatgatacaaattagtacaaaatgagtACTAAATATTCCActaagttttatttgattctgcCGATTTGATTTCGCTAGCTTCATAGAGGTTGTAAAGAGATAAAACGTCTCCTTACAATTTAcgcttaatattatatattatttcttatgcTTTTAAAAAGCGAGGTACTAGTCAGTTGACTACAagcaaaaaataactttttctctttatccatgaaaaataatttctgtttttcataataatctataatttttaatatactttctaGCAAATTACTTAATCTCTTTTGATCCTCTCTCACAGCATTGTACGTTTTTTACGAATGCGCGAAAGAAAAAAGCACGCATGGTTACAGCACAGTATCATCATTTTACTTCcatttttttgacttttttcaaaattaatattatctactggatcataatttgtaatttgtacttttaatttataaattccgTCAGTGATTGACCCACAATCATAAGTTCTGTATTTATTTGATAGAGCATTGAAAGCTGATACGGTTTTCATGAAACCGTAAATcactaagaaaataatttattttaattaatatattttaattacttattatagttaatattaatatattaacttaatgttaatatattaacttactagataaaaatatttttaaatgaaaaaatgttgGTAATTTGTTTCACTTTAGGATCTCTTTTAAGACATCTTAATAGTCATCGtagtagaaatattaaattgtcatgttataattaaaaaataacacgtTGAAATTTCTAGCAGATTGTTTATCAATAAAGCGAAttaagataaaacaaaatattattttaaaataattataattttatttgaaaataaactaaaattatttttattatttattttgactgTCAAGAAGAAATTAACAATAGTTTTGGttcatttttataaacgttttaaaagtgattttattattttgttttatttaaattcatttatttagaagttatgtataagaaattttaatatgctattttctatttgacatcataataaatataattgcccaaatagcaacaaaatatttataaaacatttactaaatatttataatatttattttaatactttataaacatttatcataaacatttaataaatgtttttatggccatagattggactgatcataaatatttatcataaacgtttcaaaaatatttatgataaatattatggtaaatgttttgaacacgtttattaattattatgataaatattataataaatattttgaaaatgtttattaattattatgataaatgttatggtaaatattttgaaaatgtttattaattattatgataaaaatttgtaaaattttactttttttattaaatttatataaaattttttagtattaaaaatcgcatcagcaaacaatattttttaaatatttattgttgtgtattttaaatatttaaaaaaacattgtctactgaTTGGGAATAGTAGAATCtaactaaaaattatgaattaattttaattttatttattatttaataattacaatattaatatacatagacaATTCTTATGTCTATGTATCATTCTTGATTAAACGTTAGCGGGGATAGGTATTCAAAGGTTCCTTCCACATGTTCTGGGACTTAATTCGTGCgtagatatcaataaaaacgcCGCCGGCAGACAAAGTTCAGGCGCCACAactctcttaaatttatttttttgaggaATATATATACCCGGCATACACCGCCTATTTAATGTACTAAACCTCAAGGATTACTAATGGATTATACTCAATTTACTTAAGGGTCTCAAGGGCTTTCaaaaggacccatgtggtttttcccttagaacatatagacaTGGAAGGAAAATGCCTATTattctcgaaagaaaaatatgtccagaggaagtgagaaaaaaaattatagttgccTCTCTCTCTTGTGAGTAACTGCTCAACAGTGCGCATGTGTAGCTTACGTTTGCTTGGCCGGTTTTATCCATGAAAATAGGATTCTTTAAGGTTCCAAAGTTGTTAAACGTACTCTTTCGCGAACtgtcaaaagttaaacaatgggcttatattgcattttatgtagtaaaaaagacaaaaatatctacatatatctatatctaCAGATACGATGCTTGTATGCGTCAAATTGGCGCGCATGCGCATTTTCGAGCAGTTACTCACAAGACAGAGgcaactatgattttttttctcacttcctcAGGACACATTTTAGTCTGCTATTCTGTTTTCATGTTATATGTTCTaaggtttttccactctctcgggatagacagagtgataaagtgaacgacccacctaatgtccggtaggggcactctaatagcgttttcgattgggaaaaagttagtgcgcaccagtgcgcactcagttcacgccaacactggacaagttccatgagttgcactgaatagtgcaaatgcaaaagaacacgcccaaattttcagtgcaagtgtcacttg contains the following coding sequences:
- the LOC105203183 gene encoding uncharacterized protein LOC105203183 isoform X2; its protein translation is MHHSASTHAIAIFMSVIYILFVVVIITRFKETYLSENSPFTEKETEKLRGYRTLCMNKYDVDTTIIKKAKEMENIIDYIDERLVSYVICLYKNWGIINADGHIDWKVTLSMLPGVPQKVFNEIYSACNRTTGTDYERGYELFKCFLQNEVDLL
- the LOC105203183 gene encoding uncharacterized protein LOC105203183 isoform X1 — its product is MHHSASTHAIAIFMSVIYILFVVVIITRFKETYLSENSPFTEKETEKLRGYRTLCMNKYDVDTTIIKKAKEMENIIDYIDERLVSYVICLYKNWGIINADGHIDWKVTLSMLPGVPQKVFNEIYSACNRTSKHNIILRMIKIDFYPYTELCDYIIFILSNIFLIKV